The nucleotide sequence CCATCGTTTTGCTGGTGCAGACTTTCACCGTCTACCGGCAGGTCCATTTCCTGCGGAACCAGAACCTGGGGGTGAATGTGGACCGCACCCTGGTGGTGAAGGCGCCTGTAGGCAATGATGCGCAGAAAGAATACGGTACCTTCCGGCAGGCGCTACTGGCGCAGTCGCAGGTAGAGGCCGTTTCGCTTTCGGGTACCGTGCCGGGCATGGGAATCACCCAAATGAGTACCACGACGGGAATCAACCTGTCCGATGCCGCCGAGAAAAACTCCTATAATTTCTATCTGACCAATATTGACAGTTCTTTCGTAGACCTGATGGGCATCAAGCTACTGGCGGGAAAAAACTACGATGCCACCTCCTGGCCCGTTTTTTCGGACACCACCAAACGGGATGAGGTACTGGTCAATGAAGAGGCCCTGCGGCTGTGGGGAATTCCTACGCCGCAGGAAGCGGTAGGCCGTGAACTGAGTTTCTGGGGCAGGCAATGGACCATCCGTGGGGTACTCAAAAACTACCATTACGAATCGCCCAAGGCCGCTTATATCCCCATGATCCATTTCTATTCGCCCAACTTCGATTCATTTGCCAGTGTGAAGTTTTCGGGAGGCAATGCCAGTGAGCAGCTCGCGACCTTGAAAAAAGTGTACAAATCCAATTTCCCCTATTCTCCGTTCAGCTACTTTTTCCTGGATAGCGAATACGACAAGCAGTACAAAGCCGACGACCGCTTTCAGCAGGTATTCAGCGCTCTGACGGGCTTCGCGATTCTGATTTCCTGTCTGGGTCTGTTCGGCCTGGCGACCTTCACCGTCTCGAAACGTACCAAGGAAATCGGCATCCGCAAAGTGATCGGTGCCAGTACTACCAACCTGATGGTTTTGCTGTCGCAGGACTTTATGAAAACAGTGCTGATGGCCGTGGTCATCGGCATCCCGATCACCTACTTTCTGGTCGAGAACTGGCTGGCCAACTACGCCTCGCACATTGCGCTGAGCTGGTGGCTCTTTGCAGCGCCCGCCGCGCTGGTATTTGTGCTGGTGATCGTTTCGATCAGTGGGAAAACCATTGCTACCGCCCTGATGAATCCGGTGAAGTCGCTAAGGAGCGAGTAATGTCATGTCGAGTGGAAACACCTAAACACAAGGTGAAAGGTTTAAAGGTGAATGGGGAACCTGTGTTTTTGGATTTCCTCTTGTAAGCCATTGATCGTTCACCCTTAACCTTTTAACCCAAAAATAATCATGCTTACGAACTATCTCAAAATCGCTTGGCGCAACCTGACCAAACACAAAGCATTTGGGGCCATCAACATTGTTGGCGTGGCCGTTGGGCTGGCTTGTTTTCTTCTGATCGCCCTGTATGTCAAGGACGAGCTGGCCTATGATCGCTATAATGCCCATGCCGATCGGGTGTACCGTGTCACCCGTACCTTCTTGTCATCAGATGGGGTACCTTCACTGCGACTGGCGCAGGCCGCGCCACCCTTCGGCCCCCTCATTGAGCAGGATTTTCCGGAAGCCGAAGAGGTAGTACGTACCCTCGAAACGAATGGTCTGTTGCGGTACGGTGAGCACCAATTCGATGAGCAGGATATGTACTTTGCCGAAGATAACTTGTTCAAAGTATTCAGTTTTGACCTGGTCAGCGGCAATCCTGCCAATGCGCTGACCAACCCGGCCTCCATCCTGTTCTCCCGCCCGATGGCCGAGAAATACTTTGGTCAAGAAAATCCGATCGGTAAGACGGTCCGCCTCGAAAACCAGTTCGACCTGACCGTAACGGGGGTGTACGAGCCGCTGCCCGCGCAGTCGCATTTTCATCCCAATTTCCTGGTTTCGTTTTCGTCGCTGAACGATCCGCGGGTGTACGGCGCCGAGGGGTTGCGTTCCAATTGGGGAAATAATTCTTTCAATACCTACCTGTTGCTGGCCGAAGGTACCGACCCGCAACGGCTGGAGAAGGCGTTTCCGGCGTTTCAGGACAAGCACGTACCGCCTCAGGAAGGCCGGATGCCCTCAACGTGGTCGGTGTTGAATCTGCAAAAACTGACTGACATTCATCTGTACTCGCACACCGATTCGGAGGTGGAACCCACGGGCGACATCAGCTACATCTACCTTTTTTCGGCTATTGGTCTTTTTATTCTGCTGATCGCCTGCATCAACTACATGAACCTGGCCACGGCTCGTTCGGCGGGGCGGGCTAAGGAGGTAGGTATGCGCAAAGTGGTGGGGGCCGTGCGTAGCCAACTCATCGGGCAGTTTCTGAGCGAATCACTGCTGCTGGTGACGCTTGCGCTGGGAATTGCCGTGCTGCTCGTGGTACTTTGTTTGCCCGCGCTTAACGACTTCACCCAAAAGCAACTGTCTTTTCAGCAGGTACTCGACCCCGTCTTTCTGACCATTTTGGTAAGTATTACCTTGCTGACAGGTCTGGTGGCGGGAAGTTATCCGGCTTTTTTCCTGACTTCCTTCCGGCCACTCGGGGTGTTGAAAGGACAGATCGCTTCCGCCATGCGCACCGGAAAGCTACGG is from Salmonirosea aquatica and encodes:
- a CDS encoding ABC transporter permease, with protein sequence MLTNYLKIAWRNLTKHKAFGAINIVGVAVGLACFLLIALYVKDELAYDRYNAHADRVYRVTRTFLSSDGVPSLRLAQAAPPFGPLIEQDFPEAEEVVRTLETNGLLRYGEHQFDEQDMYFAEDNLFKVFSFDLVSGNPANALTNPASILFSRPMAEKYFGQENPIGKTVRLENQFDLTVTGVYEPLPAQSHFHPNFLVSFSSLNDPRVYGAEGLRSNWGNNSFNTYLLLAEGTDPQRLEKAFPAFQDKHVPPQEGRMPSTWSVLNLQKLTDIHLYSHTDSEVEPTGDISYIYLFSAIGLFILLIACINYMNLATARSAGRAKEVGMRKVVGAVRSQLIGQFLSESLLLVTLALGIAVLLVVLCLPALNDFTQKQLSFQQVLDPVFLTILVSITLLTGLVAGSYPAFFLTSFRPLGVLKGQIASAMRTGKLRQVLVVAQFAIAIALIISTMVVYNQMKYIQNYRLGYAKDQVLLLGDAGDSTTNYEAFKQQLIQTGVVRDMGRSSRIPSGRLLDSYNGRTMSGDSMAPININLRALRVDYDFIPTYQIGMAAGRNFSREYATDTAMIVLNETAARLLGWTPEQAIGKPFEYGPANGQVIGVTKDYHFESLHQEVSAIAMVLTPRQLNWISVPLEGNIPAGVQRVEAVWKRFFPERPFEYQFLDERFDRLYARENTQQSLFSIFAGVAILISCLGLFGLSMFMAEQRTKEIGIRKVLGASEASLVALFSKDFMKLVVVALVIASPIAWYAMHTWLTGFAYRTDIHWWVFVLAGGMTVLIALLTVSFQSVKAALMNPVKSLRSE